A DNA window from Acidobacteriota bacterium contains the following coding sequences:
- a CDS encoding IS1595 family transposase has product MIGLLLWHCYQCIGGDEKILNIFDPKLTGRGPTHMTPVVGMRDRDTRQVTAMVAPNSTREVLSGFIMEYVTPETMIYTDTASPYQSLENHETVRHSHGEYVRGDVHTYGVESFWSMLKRAHKGTFHKMSVKHLHRYVGEFAGRNNIRDLDTIDQMEVVVRGMDNTRLRYKDLIA; this is encoded by the coding sequence TTGATCGGATTACTATTATGGCATTGTTATCAATGTATTGGAGGAGATGAAAAAATTCTGAATATATTTGACCCCAAACTGACAGGGCGCGGACCCACTCATATGACTCCGGTTGTGGGGATGAGGGACAGAGACACTCGTCAGGTGACTGCTATGGTGGCTCCAAATTCGACAAGGGAAGTTCTAAGCGGGTTCATAATGGAGTATGTGACTCCAGAGACAATGATCTACACGGATACCGCAAGCCCATACCAGTCTCTGGAGAATCATGAAACGGTCCGGCATTCTCATGGTGAGTATGTCAGGGGCGATGTTCATACGTACGGAGTTGAGTCCTTCTGGTCGATGCTCAAGAGAGCCCACAAGGGCACGTTCCACAAGATGAGCGTCAAGCATCTTCACCGGTACGTCGGAGAATTTGCTGGCAGGAACAACATCCGAGATTTGGACACCATCGACCAGATGGAGGTTGTTGTAAGGGGAATGGACAACACGCGGCTCAGGTACAAGGATCTGATTGCATGA